The Magnolia sinica isolate HGM2019 chromosome 10, MsV1, whole genome shotgun sequence genome includes a window with the following:
- the LOC131216946 gene encoding probable disease resistance RPP8-like protein 4: MAVEAAVSLVLGKLSDFLVQEAVSLYQVRDQVESVERELRRMRCFLKDADAKQSGDERVKNWVADVRDVAYDAEDIVDTFILRIEQKRRSGFVGSLKRCMFINVELSARHEISNGIERIKNKIQEISASTERYGIKDISRVEEGSSSRGESLREQRQTSPLFGETEVVGFEEDIKALVGRLIDVDLRRCVVSVVGMGGLGKTTLAIKVYNNDAVKKHFDCCAWIFVSEEYVVKDLLQKLIKDFMTLSKEELDMVEKMNAVQLREKLSNHLKEKRYLLVLDDIWKTEAWGSLVAAFPDTNNGSRVLLTTRNREVASYADARSSPLELKLLGDEDAWKLFCKKAFLEQGIHYPQNLEKIGRMIVEKCGGLPLAIVVIGSLLSRKPMNSNEWEKVQKRISSQLVGDESPIRRILDLSYEDLPYRLKPLFLYLGVFPEDHEISAKKLIHLWTAEGFVEATGEETVEEAAEFCMEELIHRSLIQVSKSNSVGGIKSCRIHDLLRELSISKAKEDKFLDVHQEHTNPLSPSKARRLAIHQAPSKYTCLNRTNSHLRSLLWIDLTEGEVEKKQEQFLFRGFSLLRVLDISYMRMRKLPKEIGTLIHLRYLGFCLTGVDSLSLPSSMSNLHNLETLYVKSSIQPFYIPTFIWKMQQLRHVNVWSKIVGRPSLGLDSLVNLQTLKHVNAGDWIGDCLEKLTNLKKLGIGGIHRRRHAEGLSNSLPRLDRLQSLWLAWYSTIPVFMPISHNLRLKKMYLMGKLEKLPESNEFSPNLTKLTLEDSELMEDPMATLEKLPNLRILRFHDYSYVGKEMVCSAQGFPQLESLHVTGLPELEEWRVEEGAMPMLLHLLIGGCYHLKMLPEGLQHVTTLKKLEMLYTRNEFKARMQENGGEDWHKIQHIPSIEIN, translated from the exons ATGGCTGTTGAGGCTGCTGTTTCCTTGGTTTTAGGAAAACTCAGTGATTTCCTGGTTCAAGAGGCAGTTTCCCTCTACCAAGTGCGTGATCAGGTCGAGTCGGTCGAGAGAGAATTGAGGCGGATGCGGTGTTTCTTGAAAGACGCTGACGCAAAACAAAGTGGTGATGAAAGAGTGAAGAATTGGGTGGCAGATGTGAGAGATGTTGCTTATGATGCAGAAGACATCGTCGACACCTTCATCCTCAGAATAGAACAAAAAAGGAGAAGTGGGTTCGTTGGTTCCCTCAAAAGGTGCATGTTCATCAATGTTGAATTATCGGCTCGACATGAGATCAGCAATGGGATCGAACGGATAAAGAATAAAATCCAGGAGATCTCTGCAAGCACGGAAAGGTATGGCATTAAAGATATTAGCAGAGTCGAAGAAGGAAGCAGCTCCAGGGGTGAAAGTCTGCGCGAGCAAAGGCAAACTTCTCCTCTCTTTGGAGAGACAGAAGTCGTCGGTTTTGAAGAAGACATAAAGGCATTGGTGGGACGGTTGATCGATGTTGATTTACGACGCTGTGTGGTTTCTGTGGTTGGAATGGGTGGTCTGGGCAAGACCACTCTTGCCATTAAAGTTTATAATAACGATGCAGTTAAGAAACATTTCGATTGCTGTGCTTGGATTTTTGTATCTGAAGAATATGTTGTGAAAGATCTTTTGCAAAAACTTATAAAAGATTTCATGACTCTTTCTAAAGAAGAGCTTGATATGGTGGAGAAGATGAATGCTGTTCAGTTGAGAGAGAAGCTTTCCAATCATTTGAAGGAGAAGAGATATCTTCTGGTTTTGGACGATATATGGAAGACTGAAGCGTGGGGGTCTTTAGTGGCTGCTTTTCCAGATACGAATAACGGAAGTCGAGTCCTACTCACCACCCGCAACAGAGAGGTAGCTTCATATGCAGATGCACGGAGCTCTCCCCTCGAGCTGAAGCTTTTAGGAGATGAAGACGCATGGAAATTGTTCTGCAAAAAAGCATTCTTAGAACAGGGTATCCATTACCCGCAAAATTTAGAGAAGATAGGAAGAATGATTGTAGAAAAATGCGGTGGTCTGCCTCTTGCTATTGTCGTGATAGGGAGCTTACTATCAAGGAAACCAATGAATTCAAATGAGTGGGAGAAAGTGCAAAAGAGAATTAGCTCGCAATTGGTTGGTGATGAATCTCCAATCAGAAGAATATTGGATTTGAGCTATGAAGATCTACCTTACCGACTGAAGCCACTCTTTCTGTACTTGGGTGTTTTTCCAGAAGACCATGAGATCAGTGCTAAGAAATTGATTCACCTGTGGACTGCAGAAGGATTTGTAGAGGCAACAGGGGAAGAAACGGTGGAGGAAGCTGCAGAATTTTGCATGGAGGAGCTGATCCATAGAAGCCTGATTCAAGTGTCAAAAAGTAATTCCGTTGGTGGAATTAAAAGCTGCCGCATACATGATCTCTTACGTGAACTCTCCATTTCAAAAGCCAAGGAAGACAAATTCCTAGACGTTCATCAAGAACATACAAATCCTCTCTCTCCATCAAAAGCGCGCCGTCTTGCTATTCATCAGGCACCTAGTAAGTACACTTGTTTAAATCGCACCAACTCACACCTTCGTTCACTGTTATGGATCGATTTAACGGAGGGAGAAGTTGAAAAAAAGCAAGAGCAGTTTCTTTTCAGAGGATTCAGTTTGCTTAGGGTGTTAGATATATCTTATATGAGAATGAGAAAGCTTCCAAAAGAAATAGGTACACTGATCCACTTGAGATACCTTGGCTTCTGCTTAACTGGCGTGGACAGCT TAAGCCTCCCATCATCCATGAGCAATCTCCACAATTTAGAAACGCTTTATGTAAAATCATCAATTCAGCCATTTTACATACCCACTTTTATTTGGAAGATGCAACAATTAAGGCATGTGAATGTGTGGTCTAAAATAGTGGGGCGTCCATCACTCGGACTTGATTCTTTAGTTAATCTCCAGACTCTAAAACACGTGAATGCTGGCGATTGGATAGGGGATTGTTTGGAGAAGCTAACTAATCTAAAGAAACTGGGAATAGGGGGGATCCACCGGAGAAGGCATGCAGAGGGATTGTCCAACTCTCTTCCCAGATTGGACCGCCTCCAGTCTTTGTGGTTGGCATGGTACAGTACTATTCCCGTTTTTATGCCTATTTCACATAACCTGCGTTTGAAAAAGATGTATTTGATGGGAAAGTTAGAGAAGCTACCTGAGTCGAATGAATTCTCACCTAACCTCACCAAGCTTACTTTGGAAGACTCCGAGTTAATGGAAGACCCGATGGCGACATTGGAGAAACTACCCAACCTTCGGATTCTCAGATTTCATGATTATTCATACGTGGGAAAGGAAATGGTCTGCTCTGCACAAGGGTTTCCTCAACTCGAATCCTTGCATGTTACAGGGTTACCTGAATTGGAAGAGTGGAGAGTGGAGGAAGGAGCAATGCCGATGCTTTTACATTTGCTGATTGGGGGCTGCTATCATTTAAAGATGCTTCCAGAAGGACTTCAACACGTGACTACCCTCAAGAAATTGGAGATGCTGTACACGCGAAATGAATTCAAGGCCAGAATGCAGGAAAATGGCGGAGAGGATTGGCATAAGATTCAACATATACCCTCAATCGAAATAAATTAG